A portion of the Sabethes cyaneus chromosome 3, idSabCyanKW18_F2, whole genome shotgun sequence genome contains these proteins:
- the LOC128739940 gene encoding uncharacterized protein LOC128739940, whose translation MTECTACDRCAKTIKKEEDLLRCMGFCDQVCHTRCAGLNVPFIKFVRSNNNLFWMCDECVRLMKFARFKSTVSSLGNVISSVVAGQMSGISELKDEIVRNNNEVAKLADKVNAATPMRIPARDRPAKRRRGDSETPNKPTTGTRVVDNPENLVVGTPPKLFWVYLSRFHPTVTSEVVERLVRDGLLNQEPVRVISLVKKGADLQSLNFISFKVGIPLAYKNAALNPDTWPQGIVFREFDDVRTNSAVWLPPTAPDPPATPLVGHNDNSGAGSSSVTPMVLTPVPLELPPTAAPSLTPAVEGP comes from the coding sequence ATGACAGAGTGTACCGCTTGCGATCGTTGCGCGAAAACGATAAAGAAGGAGGAGGACCTTTTAAGATGCATGGGTTTTTGCGACCAAGTGTGTCACACTCGGTGCGCTGGCTTGAACGTTCCTTTCATAAAATTCGTCCGGTCAAACAACAATTTGTTTTGGATGTGTGATGAATGCGTTAGGCTTATGAAATTCGCACGTTTTAAAAGTACCGTGTCGTCCCTGGGAAACGTGATATCGTCAGTCGTAGCAGGGCAAATGAGCGGAATCTCGGAGCTAAAAGACGAAATCGTGCGGAATAACAACGAGGTCGCCAAACTCGCCGATAAGGTCAATGCGGCAACCCCGATGCGAATACCAGCTCGCGATCGTCCTGCTAAACGTCGTCGCGGTGACTCGGAAACCCCGAATAAACCGACTACTGGCACCAGAGTCGTCGATAACCCCGAAAACCTTGTGGTCGGCACCCCGCCCAAGCTATTCTGGGTGTACCTCTCGCGTTTCCACCCTACCGTGACCTCTGAGGTTGTCGAGCGGCTTGTTCGAGATGGTTTACTAAACCAGGAGCCCGTTCGTGTAATTTCACTGGTGAAAAAGGGGGCCGACCTTCAATCGCTCAACTTCATTTCGTTCAAAGTTGGCATTCCCCTGGCGTACAAAAATGCGGCCTTGAACCCAGATACTTGGCCACAGGGAATTGTATTTAGGGAATTCGACGATGTGCGAACGAATTCAGCGGTATGGCTACCCCCCACCGCTCCCGACCCTCCCGCTACTCCTTTAGTTGGACACAATGACAACTCCGGTGCTGGCTCATCATCTGTAACTCCAATGGTGCTTACTCCAGTCCCTTTAGAACTTCCTCCGACTGCAGCTCCATCGTTGACCCCTGCAGTAGAGGGACCATAG